A genomic region of Trichothermofontia sichuanensis B231 contains the following coding sequences:
- a CDS encoding L,D-transpeptidase, translating into MRVRTPGRIGQCMGWVVGWVVLGTGPAAFAQGLQERSMVLSMPELAPEMSLLAQRPVLLADVVVPVVPGPATSVPTTTTPASPIAPPPDITPSVPPASPLPQPPWPEPAPPALPTPPPAPPPPSRPLTPMERLKQSGKRWIEIDTSRQRLFAWEGDKQVYAVIVSTGKPSTPTPSGVFAIQSRHRYARMRGADYDVPDVPYTMYYSGNYAIHGAYWHNRFGTPVSHGCVNVAVDHAKWLFEWASLGTPVVVHR; encoded by the coding sequence ATGCGAGTGAGAACCCCAGGGCGCATTGGGCAATGCATGGGCTGGGTAGTGGGCTGGGTTGTCCTGGGTACTGGCCCAGCGGCGTTTGCGCAAGGTCTTCAGGAGAGAAGTATGGTTCTCTCCATGCCGGAATTAGCGCCTGAGATGAGTCTCCTGGCCCAACGCCCTGTCCTCCTGGCGGATGTGGTGGTACCGGTTGTGCCCGGTCCAGCAACTTCCGTACCCACAACAACGACACCTGCCAGCCCGATCGCACCGCCGCCCGATATCACCCCGAGCGTGCCGCCAGCGTCCCCTTTACCCCAACCCCCTTGGCCGGAGCCAGCGCCTCCCGCCTTACCTACTCCGCCCCCTGCTCCACCACCGCCCAGTCGTCCGCTCACCCCAATGGAGCGCTTGAAGCAGTCAGGTAAACGCTGGATTGAAATTGATACCTCGCGGCAGCGTCTATTTGCCTGGGAGGGAGATAAACAGGTCTATGCTGTGATTGTGTCTACGGGTAAGCCCTCAACCCCGACACCATCAGGGGTTTTTGCCATCCAGAGCCGCCATCGCTATGCGCGGATGCGGGGAGCCGACTACGATGTCCCAGATGTTCCCTACACGATGTATTACTCCGGTAACTACGCCATCCACGGGGCCTACTGGCACAACCGCTTTGGGACACCCGTGAGTCATGGCTGTGTGAATGTGGCAGTCGATCACGCGAAGTGGTTATTTGAATGGGCCAGTTTGGGAACACCGGTTGTTGTGCATCGCTAG
- the ubiE gene encoding bifunctional demethylmenaquinone methyltransferase/2-methoxy-6-polyprenyl-1,4-benzoquinol methylase UbiE: MSTAQNPIAAALAPSAVFPGLSIPPDGLGDSAASRVQAIFNQIAPCYDALNDWLSLGLHRIWKQMTVKWCAPQPGDTCLDICCGSGDLTLLLAKEVGRAGQVYGLDFAAGQLAIARQRHQRTAPHLPIQWLQGDALALPFPEQFFDAITLSYGLRNVVDIPRSLVEIYRVLKPGARAAILDFNHPHSPHIQAFQAWYLSTIVVPVAQVWGLREEYAYIAPSLARFPTGAEQVHLAKVTGFTHAVHYPISGGLMGVLVATR, encoded by the coding sequence ATGTCTACTGCTCAAAACCCGATCGCTGCCGCGCTTGCCCCATCCGCCGTTTTCCCTGGCTTAAGTATCCCCCCCGACGGGTTGGGCGATAGTGCGGCCAGTCGGGTTCAGGCTATTTTTAACCAAATTGCCCCCTGCTATGATGCCCTCAATGATTGGCTGAGTTTGGGTCTCCATCGCATTTGGAAGCAAATGACGGTGAAATGGTGTGCCCCTCAACCAGGGGATACCTGTCTGGATATTTGTTGTGGCAGTGGCGATCTGACGCTGTTGTTGGCCAAAGAGGTTGGGAGAGCGGGTCAGGTCTACGGTCTGGATTTTGCCGCAGGCCAATTGGCGATCGCCCGTCAACGCCACCAGCGTACAGCCCCACACCTACCCATCCAGTGGCTCCAGGGGGATGCCTTGGCCCTCCCGTTTCCGGAGCAGTTCTTTGATGCGATCACCTTGAGTTATGGCCTGCGCAATGTGGTGGATATTCCCCGCAGTTTAGTCGAGATCTATCGTGTCTTAAAACCAGGTGCTAGAGCCGCAATTCTGGACTTTAACCACCCCCACTCCCCTCACATCCAAGCCTTTCAAGCCTGGTACTTAAGCACGATCGTCGTGCCCGTGGCCCAAGTCTGGGGCCTCCGCGAGGAATATGCCTACATCGCGCCCAGCCTTGCCCGGTTTCCCACCGGCGCCGAACAGGTCCACTTGGCCAAGGTGACTGGCTTTACCCACGCCGTTCACTATCCTATCAGTGGCGGTCTGATGGGGGTTCTGGTCGCAACCCGGTAA
- a CDS encoding thioredoxin family protein, whose amino-acid sequence MGNVVLSVNDKEFKHEVLESPIPVLVNFWAPWCGLCRLVEPSLQDLQTQYTGQIKLISVNADENLILASTYRLRDLPTLLLIHRGQVIHRFESFKGRDDLRLTLSYLLQDCIRIEPPPSLDLRPVG is encoded by the coding sequence GTGGGGAACGTTGTGCTATCGGTTAACGATAAAGAGTTTAAACACGAGGTTTTGGAATCGCCAATTCCGGTTTTGGTGAATTTTTGGGCACCGTGGTGTGGGTTATGTCGGCTGGTGGAGCCGTCGCTTCAGGATTTGCAGACCCAATATACTGGGCAAATCAAACTCATTTCCGTCAATGCCGATGAAAACCTAATCCTGGCCAGTACCTACCGACTCCGGGACTTGCCAACGCTGCTCTTGATCCATCGCGGGCAGGTTATCCACCGCTTTGAAAGTTTTAAGGGGCGGGATGATCTCCGTCTCACCCTTAGTTACCTGCTGCAAGACTGTATTCGGATAGAACCCCCGCCGAGCCTTGATCTTCGGCCCGTCGGCTAG
- a CDS encoding YgaP family membrane protein: protein MTTNVGMFDRILRLLLAAVALYLGFFVYLGSALGIGLTIAGAVFGLTAIVGLCPLYSLLGIRTCQTRN, encoded by the coding sequence ATGACGACGAATGTGGGTATGTTTGATCGCATCTTGCGGTTATTGCTGGCTGCTGTGGCCCTGTACTTAGGCTTTTTTGTCTATTTGGGGTCTGCTTTGGGAATTGGGTTGACGATCGCGGGAGCTGTGTTTGGGTTAACGGCGATTGTGGGACTTTGCCCCCTCTATAGCTTGTTGGGTATTCGGACCTGTCAGACACGAAACTAG
- a CDS encoding S-methyl-5'-thioadenosine phosphorylase — protein MTQATIGIIGGSGLYQMAALTDVEEVQVETPFGPPSDVLMVGTLEGARVAFLARHGRHHRLLPSEIPYRANIHAMKQLGVQYLLSASAVGSLRDAVKPLDMVVPDQLIDRTKNRPSTFFGDGIVAHITFSDPICPQLAGVLADAVASLDLPDVTLHRQGTYLCMEGPAFSTKAESRLYRSWGADIIGMTNLPEAKLAREAEIAYATLALVTDYDCWHPEHDSVTVDMVLTNLHRNATNAQKVVQETVRRLHLDPPASAAHTALKHAILTPLDQVPEATKAKLHWLLQKHL, from the coding sequence ATGACCCAGGCAACGATCGGTATTATTGGCGGCAGTGGGCTGTATCAAATGGCCGCCCTGACGGATGTAGAAGAAGTGCAGGTAGAAACTCCCTTTGGTCCGCCTTCGGATGTCCTCATGGTGGGAACGTTAGAAGGCGCGCGGGTAGCGTTTCTTGCGCGTCATGGTCGCCACCACCGGCTGCTGCCTTCAGAGATTCCCTACCGGGCCAATATCCATGCCATGAAGCAATTGGGAGTGCAATACCTCCTCTCCGCATCGGCGGTGGGGTCCCTCCGAGATGCGGTGAAACCTCTGGATATGGTGGTTCCGGATCAGTTGATCGATCGCACCAAGAACCGTCCCTCCACCTTCTTTGGTGACGGCATTGTAGCCCACATTACCTTTAGTGATCCGATCTGTCCTCAGTTGGCGGGTGTTTTAGCGGACGCGGTGGCCAGTTTGGATTTGCCGGATGTGACGCTGCATCGCCAGGGCACCTATTTATGTATGGAAGGGCCGGCGTTTTCCACCAAAGCGGAATCGCGGCTGTATCGGAGTTGGGGGGCCGATATTATTGGCATGACGAATTTACCAGAAGCCAAGTTAGCGCGGGAAGCAGAAATTGCCTATGCCACCCTGGCTTTGGTGACAGATTATGACTGTTGGCACCCTGAGCATGATAGCGTCACTGTTGATATGGTCCTCACGAACTTACACCGGAATGCGACCAATGCCCAAAAGGTAGTCCAGGAAACCGTGCGGCGCCTGCACCTCGATCCACCGGCTTCGGCAGCCCATACAGCACTGAAACATGCCATTCTAACACCCTTAGATCAGGTGCCAGAGGCAACGAAGGCGAAGCTGCACTGGCTATTGCAAAAGCATTTATAA
- a CDS encoding COP23 domain-containing protein — MAELHIRRHKPLRVYLASLTLVGTVTLPFFVGSPAFAQRPQGDMPVPRLLDLLHQVAESGTLPLPPIGPGTPSSTSTPTSPASSPEEPTPAGSGTPTPPVTVGDSTRFTCQFYNGQYTVMYHPASQPDQAYPWATPTALGGGWSPERRCNEISRRLEFYRPDGLLELRTAVENNYDTVCVTTQQNPTCRIVLTVPPGQNPEMTRDRVFQNLVVADSGQSTQAVTTFVEGQETNGLINQIGNLLNIHLPRTSGNSGARPRENIRTATGDINLRPFLDRQDGGTGSYLQGGIRLNASPAQTGSGSQLNPNNFR, encoded by the coding sequence ATGGCTGAGCTGCACATCCGTCGCCATAAACCGCTCAGGGTTTACCTGGCAAGTTTGACCTTGGTGGGGACAGTGACGCTGCCCTTTTTCGTTGGTTCCCCCGCGTTCGCACAGCGTCCGCAAGGGGACATGCCAGTGCCTCGGCTCCTCGACCTACTCCATCAAGTGGCAGAATCGGGAACGCTCCCCCTGCCCCCAATTGGTCCGGGCACACCCTCGTCGACCTCAACCCCGACCTCCCCTGCCTCCTCTCCTGAGGAACCCACCCCGGCGGGTAGCGGGACGCCAACACCTCCCGTGACGGTCGGCGATAGTACCCGCTTTACCTGCCAGTTCTATAACGGGCAGTATACGGTGATGTATCATCCCGCTAGTCAGCCGGATCAAGCCTATCCCTGGGCAACCCCGACTGCTTTGGGTGGAGGCTGGTCACCGGAGCGCCGTTGTAACGAAATTAGCCGTCGCCTTGAATTCTATCGACCCGATGGCTTGTTAGAACTGCGCACGGCGGTCGAAAACAACTACGATACGGTGTGCGTAACAACCCAACAAAACCCCACCTGTCGGATTGTGCTGACCGTTCCACCGGGGCAAAATCCTGAAATGACCCGCGATCGCGTGTTTCAGAATCTGGTCGTGGCCGATAGCGGCCAGTCCACCCAGGCAGTCACTACTTTTGTCGAAGGACAGGAAACTAACGGCCTGATCAACCAGATTGGTAACCTGCTCAACATCCATTTACCAAGGACCAGTGGCAATAGCGGGGCGCGCCCCCGTGAGAACATCCGCACTGCCACGGGGGATATTAACCTGCGTCCTTTCCTCGATCGTCAGGATGGGGGAACCGGCTCCTATCTCCAGGGAGGTATTCGCCTGAACGCCTCCCCCGCTCAGACCGGCAGTGGTAGCCAGTTAAACCCTAATAATTTCCGTTGA
- a CDS encoding alpha-amylase family glycosyl hydrolase yields the protein MPTYPSLYQLNTRVYLTALSQQLGRPATLDDWPDVELDAYAEAGFDWIWLLSVWQTGPVGRQVSRSHPGWREQFRMDLPDLQEADIGGSGFAIADYTVAKEWGGNAALSRLRSRLKQRGLRLMLDFVPNHTALDHPWTQSHPEFYIAGTEADLAREPQNYYRLKSPTGSRIFAYGRDPYFPGWPDTLQLNYGNPQLQAAMRAILTQIATQCDGVRCDMAMLVLPDVFERTWGIACEPFWETAIAQVRQTHPDFVFMAEVYWDLEWTLQQQGFDYTYDKRLYDRLEAGNVNSVRDHLRADMDFQRKLARFLENHDERRAAAVFPPGVHQAAAIITFLAPGLRFFHQGQLNGRKVRTSVHLLRAATEAINPDLQAFYQQLLNCLKHPIVRHGTWQLLDAIPAWGDNPTWNQFILYLWQYQTEAWLVAVNYAPNQGQCYVPLPIAHLTDQPYEFKDLMGPYRYERSGKNLRQQGLYLDLPAWGYHVFTITPLKTQAALPLEKPAHNP from the coding sequence ATGCCGACCTATCCAAGTCTGTATCAACTTAACACACGGGTTTATCTGACTGCTCTCTCCCAACAGTTGGGACGACCGGCAACACTAGATGATTGGCCAGATGTAGAGCTAGATGCCTACGCTGAGGCCGGGTTTGACTGGATCTGGTTATTGAGTGTATGGCAAACCGGGCCAGTGGGACGTCAGGTGTCACGATCGCATCCGGGTTGGCGAGAGCAATTTCGGATGGATCTGCCCGATCTTCAGGAAGCCGATATTGGCGGATCGGGTTTTGCCATTGCCGACTACACCGTCGCTAAGGAATGGGGGGGCAATGCCGCCCTCAGCCGCCTGCGATCGCGCCTGAAACAACGGGGATTGCGGTTAATGCTCGATTTTGTGCCCAACCACACGGCGCTTGATCATCCGTGGACCCAAAGCCACCCAGAGTTTTATATTGCTGGAACCGAGGCCGATTTGGCGCGCGAACCCCAGAACTATTATCGTTTAAAGTCACCGACGGGGTCTCGCATCTTTGCCTATGGGCGGGATCCCTACTTCCCCGGTTGGCCAGACACATTGCAATTGAACTACGGGAATCCCCAACTTCAGGCAGCGATGCGGGCGATCCTCACCCAAATTGCCACCCAGTGTGACGGTGTGCGCTGTGATATGGCCATGCTGGTACTGCCCGATGTGTTTGAACGTACTTGGGGGATTGCCTGTGAACCTTTCTGGGAAACTGCGATCGCCCAAGTGCGCCAAACGCACCCCGATTTTGTCTTTATGGCGGAAGTGTATTGGGATTTGGAGTGGACGTTACAACAGCAGGGGTTTGACTATACCTACGACAAACGTCTGTACGATCGCCTAGAGGCCGGTAATGTTAACTCAGTCCGTGATCACCTGCGGGCTGACATGGACTTTCAGCGTAAATTGGCCCGATTTCTGGAAAACCACGACGAGCGCCGGGCAGCAGCGGTCTTTCCCCCAGGGGTTCACCAGGCTGCTGCCATCATTACCTTCTTAGCCCCTGGCCTCCGGTTCTTCCATCAGGGGCAGCTCAATGGTCGTAAGGTACGCACTTCGGTACACCTACTGCGGGCTGCAACGGAAGCGATCAACCCCGACCTGCAGGCATTCTATCAACAACTGCTAAACTGCCTAAAGCACCCAATCGTGCGGCATGGCACCTGGCAACTGCTAGATGCGATTCCTGCCTGGGGGGATAATCCCACCTGGAACCAGTTCATTCTCTATCTGTGGCAATACCAAACCGAGGCCTGGTTAGTCGCAGTCAATTACGCCCCGAACCAGGGGCAGTGCTATGTTCCCCTCCCAATCGCTCATTTAACGGATCAGCCTTATGAATTTAAAGATCTCATGGGACCCTATCGTTATGAACGATCAGGCAAGAATTTACGCCAGCAGGGGTTGTACTTAGATTTACCCGCCTGGGGGTATCATGTGTTTACCATCACCCCCCTGAAGACTCAAGCCGCCTTGCCACTGGAGAAGCCTGCCCACAACCCCTAA
- a CDS encoding dihydrolipoyl dehydrogenase family protein, with product MAYDYDVLVIGMGPAGMAVAAMAAEMGLKVCAIESHRLGGECMNVGCIPSKALLRMAKTRHVVHKLNRMELESVPPPSVRDPFGRIQADIRYINDNKTTRMFAKVDLILQQGKARFVDPHTVVVGDGAGTPGERRISARRIFIATGTQPAIPPFPGIDQVEVLTNNNLFSLDRVPESLVVLGGGAIACEMAQAFARLGSRCTMIIRGPHLLRGVDADAVALLEKTFAAESIEILNQRTIQQILPHEGGVKVLTEEGEAIVAEKLLVATGRRLDFSDLALEKAGVKYTDQGITVNRYLQTSQKHIFAVGDCNGYAMYSHAAMHQGMIAIANCVLPHPFKQDFRKFVVPWTIFTEPQISHVGPSAAELQARGIAYETVQVKYEDYGAAIAEAVDVGFVKVLTNATGRLFAATVVGEGSGEMVNEWGLAIQKGLRMYDLLFLQHSFPSMAFLNKRIAETWMMKRMQVSWIKSMAGTLFRLF from the coding sequence ATGGCATACGACTACGACGTTCTGGTCATTGGGATGGGGCCGGCGGGCATGGCTGTTGCCGCGATGGCGGCGGAAATGGGGCTGAAGGTCTGCGCGATCGAGAGCCATCGGCTGGGAGGCGAGTGCATGAATGTGGGGTGTATTCCCAGTAAGGCATTGTTGCGGATGGCCAAAACCCGCCATGTGGTGCATAAGCTCAACCGCATGGAGTTGGAATCGGTCCCTCCCCCCTCAGTGCGGGACCCCTTTGGCCGTATCCAGGCCGATATCCGCTACATCAATGACAACAAGACGACCCGGATGTTTGCCAAGGTCGATCTGATCCTCCAGCAGGGGAAAGCGCGATTTGTGGATCCCCATACGGTTGTGGTGGGGGACGGAGCGGGGACGCCGGGTGAACGCCGCATCAGTGCTCGGCGGATTTTTATTGCTACGGGAACCCAGCCTGCCATTCCCCCCTTCCCAGGCATTGACCAGGTGGAGGTGTTGACCAATAACAACCTGTTCAGCCTCGATCGCGTTCCGGAAAGTTTGGTGGTCTTGGGGGGTGGCGCAATTGCCTGCGAGATGGCCCAAGCCTTTGCCCGGTTGGGCAGCCGCTGCACGATGATTATTCGGGGACCACACCTATTGCGGGGGGTGGATGCCGATGCTGTGGCGTTACTGGAGAAGACCTTTGCAGCAGAAAGCATCGAGATACTGAATCAGCGCACCATCCAGCAAATTCTCCCCCATGAGGGTGGGGTGAAGGTCTTGACGGAGGAAGGGGAAGCGATCGTGGCCGAAAAGCTGCTGGTGGCCACGGGGCGGCGTCTTGATTTTTCAGATCTGGCGCTGGAAAAGGCGGGGGTGAAGTACACTGATCAGGGGATTACGGTCAATCGCTACCTGCAAACCAGCCAGAAGCATATTTTTGCGGTCGGAGACTGCAATGGCTATGCGATGTATTCCCATGCGGCGATGCACCAGGGCATGATCGCGATCGCCAATTGTGTGTTGCCCCATCCCTTTAAGCAAGATTTCCGTAAGTTTGTGGTTCCCTGGACGATTTTCACCGAGCCACAAATTTCCCACGTGGGACCCTCTGCTGCTGAGTTACAGGCACGGGGCATTGCCTATGAAACCGTGCAGGTGAAGTATGAAGATTATGGCGCTGCGATCGCGGAAGCAGTGGATGTAGGTTTTGTGAAGGTGTTGACAAATGCGACGGGGCGTCTCTTTGCGGCAACGGTGGTCGGCGAAGGGTCGGGTGAAATGGTGAATGAGTGGGGGCTGGCGATTCAAAAGGGGTTGCGGATGTATGATCTGCTGTTCCTGCAACACTCTTTCCCATCGATGGCGTTTTTGAATAAACGGATTGCGGAAACCTGGATGATGAAACGCATGCAGGTATCGTGGATCAAGTCGATGGCCGGTACCCTGTTCCGACTGTTTTGA
- a CDS encoding NnrU family protein, whose translation MPTAFTWLTPSHGIMVALLLTFATAHSGLAALRPWAEVRIGARLYRVLFALVSLPLATVLIIYFINHRYDGLHLWQLQGIPGIRPLVWGLSAVSFLFLYPATFNLLEIAAIQKPQVHLYETGIIRITRHPQMVGQVIWCFAHSLWLGTTFMLVTSAGLILHHLFGVWHGDRRLLARYGDAFVKVRERTSIVPFLAIFQGRQTLIWQEFLRPAYLGVLLFVLGLWWAHPLLIRTTGSVAW comes from the coding sequence ATGCCCACGGCCTTTACCTGGTTGACCCCCAGCCACGGGATCATGGTGGCTTTACTACTTACCTTTGCCACAGCCCACAGTGGTCTGGCCGCTCTACGACCGTGGGCAGAAGTCCGCATTGGGGCACGGCTCTACCGTGTCCTGTTCGCCCTCGTCAGCCTCCCGCTGGCAACCGTACTGATCATCTACTTCATTAACCATCGCTACGACGGGCTACACCTGTGGCAGTTACAAGGTATCCCTGGCATTCGACCCCTCGTGTGGGGCCTATCGGCAGTTTCCTTCCTATTTCTGTACCCCGCCACCTTTAACCTACTGGAAATTGCTGCTATCCAGAAGCCCCAGGTCCACCTCTACGAAACGGGTATCATTCGCATTACCCGCCATCCCCAAATGGTGGGACAGGTAATCTGGTGTTTTGCCCATAGCCTCTGGTTAGGTACGACCTTTATGCTGGTGACCTCGGCGGGCCTGATCCTGCACCACCTGTTTGGGGTTTGGCATGGCGATCGTCGCCTGCTGGCCCGGTACGGCGATGCCTTTGTAAAAGTCAGGGAACGAACATCGATCGTTCCCTTCCTGGCCATCTTCCAGGGGCGGCAAACCCTTATCTGGCAGGAGTTTCTCCGGCCTGCTTACCTGGGCGTGTTGCTCTTTGTCCTAGGACTGTGGTGGGCACATCCCCTGTTGATCCGTACCACAGGGAGCGTTGCCTGGTAG
- a CDS encoding CAP domain-containing protein gives MSTAFIEQVIALTNQERARAGVAPLVPDSRLIKAAEAHSQDMALHDYFSHTGLDGSTAVSRAAAFGFTGVGAENIAAGQPSPEQVVAGWLNSPNHRRNMLDASLKSIGVGYFFLANDTGNVNYKHYWVQVFGRTAGDNIIPNGSGNSGGGNTSNNDSGNNTGNNSGNNAGNDSGNNAGNEHSAGDELGDVTNTVMGTDANDTLMGTRANDMILGRSGHDFVQGRQGNDLLSGETGNDTVRGGKGLDRVAGGDGNDWLYGDRENDTVMGGNGDDILYGGKDNDSLVGDAGDDSLVGDLGRDTLIGGAGRDTYFLAGDTFDVVFYNDGEDYLRLPIGLTFSNLIIRQGSDEFVQDGQIETLLTDRNTGQLIAVLPGIEASLIGPEDFTVFPDSWGTR, from the coding sequence ATGTCTACTGCCTTTATTGAACAAGTGATCGCCCTGACGAATCAGGAGCGGGCCAGGGCGGGTGTGGCGCCTCTGGTTCCTGATTCGCGCTTGATCAAGGCGGCTGAGGCCCACAGCCAAGATATGGCCTTGCACGATTATTTCAGCCATACAGGGTTAGATGGGTCAACAGCCGTCAGTCGGGCGGCGGCGTTTGGGTTTACTGGCGTGGGAGCGGAGAATATAGCCGCTGGTCAGCCGTCACCGGAACAGGTCGTGGCGGGTTGGCTGAATAGTCCCAACCATCGCCGGAATATGCTAGATGCAAGTTTAAAAAGCATTGGCGTGGGCTATTTTTTCCTGGCCAATGACACCGGGAATGTTAACTATAAGCACTATTGGGTACAGGTTTTTGGTCGGACGGCAGGGGATAATATCATTCCGAATGGCTCCGGGAATAGTGGGGGTGGTAATACCAGCAATAATGATTCTGGGAATAATACTGGGAATAATTCCGGGAATAACGCTGGCAATGATTCCGGAAACAATGCGGGTAATGAGCATTCCGCAGGTGACGAGCTTGGGGATGTTACGAATACGGTGATGGGAACCGATGCTAACGATACGTTGATGGGTACCCGCGCTAACGATATGATCTTGGGCCGGAGTGGCCATGATTTTGTGCAGGGTCGTCAGGGAAATGATCTGCTTTCTGGTGAGACGGGCAATGATACGGTACGCGGGGGGAAGGGGCTGGACCGGGTCGCTGGTGGGGATGGGAATGATTGGCTTTATGGCGATCGTGAGAACGATACGGTCATGGGTGGTAATGGCGATGATATTCTCTATGGCGGTAAGGACAATGACTCCCTGGTAGGGGATGCAGGCGACGATAGTTTAGTGGGGGATTTAGGTCGAGATACCCTGATTGGCGGGGCTGGTCGAGATACCTATTTCCTGGCTGGAGATACGTTTGATGTGGTTTTTTATAACGATGGTGAAGATTATCTGCGGTTACCGATTGGTCTTACATTCTCGAATTTGATTATTAGGCAGGGTTCAGATGAGTTTGTCCAAGATGGTCAGATTGAAACACTTTTGACCGATCGCAATACGGGCCAATTAATCGCTGTCCTCCCTGGAATTGAAGCTAGTTTGATTGGACCGGAGGATTTTACAGTCTTTCCTGACTCGTGGGGTACAAGATAG
- the cobO gene encoding cob(I)yrinic acid a,c-diamide adenosyltransferase, which translates to MTDLDRDYPTPFLDILTPEQYRQKMQRRQQIQAQRLAECTQTKGLIIVHTGNGKGKTTAALGMVLRSLGHGFRVAVVQFIKGAWEPAEKAAFAPWTTAPNGTAPQLEFHAMGEGFTWETQDRDRDRAMAQHAWEKAITFLHNPDFRTILLDEVNVALKHGYLSTDQVLAGLASKPPDTHVILTGRGAPTALIEQADLVTEMTLIKHPLREQKIKAQPGIEF; encoded by the coding sequence ATGACCGACTTGGACCGCGATTACCCCACTCCCTTCCTGGATATCCTCACGCCAGAGCAGTACCGTCAAAAAATGCAGCGGCGTCAGCAAATCCAGGCACAACGCCTGGCCGAATGTACCCAAACCAAAGGTCTGATTATCGTCCATACGGGCAATGGCAAAGGGAAAACCACGGCAGCCCTGGGAATGGTGTTGCGATCGCTCGGTCATGGGTTTCGGGTCGCAGTGGTGCAGTTTATCAAAGGCGCGTGGGAACCAGCGGAAAAGGCGGCGTTTGCGCCTTGGACAACGGCACCGAATGGGACTGCGCCCCAACTGGAATTCCACGCAATGGGGGAGGGCTTTACCTGGGAAACCCAGGATCGCGATCGCGATCGGGCAATGGCCCAACACGCCTGGGAAAAAGCCATCACCTTCCTCCATAACCCAGACTTTCGGACCATTCTGCTGGATGAGGTGAATGTCGCCCTCAAGCACGGGTATCTATCCACAGACCAAGTGTTAGCGGGACTGGCCAGCAAACCCCCGGATACCCATGTGATCCTGACAGGACGGGGCGCTCCCACTGCTTTGATCGAACAGGCCGATCTAGTCACCGAAATGACCTTGATTAAGCACCCCCTCCGTGAACAGAAAATTAAAGCTCAACCCGGTATTGAATTTTAA